Proteins encoded within one genomic window of Granulicella pectinivorans:
- a CDS encoding PIG-L family deacetylase → MKYGSWQNNAKSYAVRATGRTVTAMFLGAVSLSAVAQTPTPEPMKIQVDASYPQPLPIERGASGLAESLRRLHTRASLIQINAHPDDEDGGMLAYESRGLGADVSLLALNRGEGGQNVMTGDFWDQLGILRTQEHLAANRYYGVHLFYTRVADFGFSKTLEEALKQWDHDRVLRDVVRVVRITRPMVVTSVFAGYVSDGHGHHQTAGLMAQEVFHAAGDPTMFPEQIKEGLQPWKPLKVYARVPFAQVTPKGIFDYATGKWEPVRFKNYVTGKPIEGVPTATLTVPEGEYNALYGNNYLQIAREGLNEQKSQTGGVPIPAPGKFDSPYHLYASRVNGAALPEHEQSFFDGIDISLPGIAGYLPAKSQPEVRSRLQAIAAQVDEATRVYDANDPAKSAPALARGLDLTRALIDSLRSANIPEEARYNALHELELKKEQFNFALGQSLGMSLLATVQAKMPQVGRFGPMGPTDGVFSGAAATGTAIAGQSVLVGVHVAAQGSTPVQVDSVTLIPNTGGDWKPVEKGGIDGALQAGTAKDAYLTVTVPADAPYTEPYFSRPNLEQSYYDLKAPQYLDLPVMPYPLSAAAAYTFNGTHAEVRGVVQTAHRANGFGVVLDPLLIAPAISVRVSPPAGIMPLTSTTLALDVTVHSSVKGPAEGTVDLKLPAGWTASPATATFHTMRDNEDANLHFAITPKNVEAKSYDIAVTANYAGKQYTEGFHTIGYPGITPYPQYRAAKFRTTGVDVKVAPGLKVAYIMGSGEDVPQSLRDIGIMVTQLTAADIAQADLSAYDCIVLGIRTYAARPELRTFNQRLMDYVHNGGIVISEYQTPEYQSDFAPYPITVASDAEKVVEEDAKVTILNAKDPLFTWPNQILPSDFDGWVEERGHGFPNSFDAHYTALTEVHDKGQDPQKGGVIYARSGKGYYVYLAFAFFREMPEGVPGSFRMMANLLSLSKNPGLAHE, encoded by the coding sequence ATGAAGTATGGAAGCTGGCAGAACAACGCGAAGAGCTATGCGGTAAGGGCAACAGGACGAACCGTGACCGCCATGTTTCTTGGTGCGGTCAGCCTCTCCGCCGTGGCGCAGACACCGACGCCGGAACCCATGAAGATTCAGGTGGATGCGTCGTATCCGCAGCCTCTTCCCATCGAGCGCGGTGCATCCGGCCTTGCTGAAAGCCTGCGCCGCCTCCATACCCGTGCGAGCCTCATCCAGATCAACGCACATCCCGATGATGAAGACGGTGGGATGCTCGCCTATGAAAGCCGTGGACTTGGCGCGGACGTCTCCCTGCTCGCGCTGAACCGGGGTGAAGGCGGCCAGAACGTGATGACGGGAGATTTCTGGGACCAACTCGGTATCCTGCGCACCCAGGAGCACCTTGCCGCGAACCGCTATTACGGTGTGCATCTCTTTTACACACGCGTCGCGGACTTCGGATTCTCGAAGACACTCGAAGAGGCCCTGAAGCAGTGGGATCACGATCGTGTGCTGCGGGATGTCGTTCGTGTTGTCCGGATCACGCGGCCCATGGTCGTCACCAGCGTCTTCGCCGGGTACGTGTCGGACGGGCATGGCCATCATCAGACTGCTGGCCTCATGGCACAAGAGGTCTTCCATGCAGCCGGCGATCCAACGATGTTTCCTGAGCAGATCAAGGAAGGCCTGCAACCCTGGAAGCCCCTGAAGGTCTATGCGCGCGTTCCGTTTGCGCAGGTTACGCCGAAGGGCATCTTCGACTATGCAACCGGAAAGTGGGAGCCGGTTCGTTTCAAGAACTACGTTACGGGCAAACCAATCGAGGGCGTTCCCACCGCCACGTTGACCGTGCCAGAGGGCGAGTACAACGCGCTTTACGGCAACAACTACCTGCAGATTGCACGCGAAGGACTCAACGAGCAGAAGTCGCAGACCGGCGGCGTTCCTATCCCGGCACCGGGGAAGTTCGACAGCCCGTACCATCTCTATGCTTCGCGGGTAAACGGAGCTGCCCTGCCGGAGCATGAGCAGAGCTTCTTCGATGGCATCGACATCTCGCTTCCCGGCATCGCAGGATACCTGCCCGCAAAGAGCCAGCCCGAAGTCCGCTCCCGTCTCCAGGCCATCGCGGCGCAGGTCGACGAAGCAACGCGCGTCTACGATGCCAACGATCCCGCAAAGAGCGCACCGGCTCTGGCACGTGGGCTGGACCTCACACGAGCTCTGATCGACTCACTCCGGTCCGCCAATATCCCGGAGGAGGCGCGCTACAACGCACTCCACGAACTCGAGTTGAAGAAGGAGCAGTTCAACTTTGCGCTTGGCCAGTCCCTGGGGATGTCCCTGCTGGCGACGGTCCAGGCGAAGATGCCTCAGGTCGGCCGCTTTGGCCCCATGGGCCCCACGGATGGCGTCTTCTCCGGCGCGGCTGCTACCGGTACGGCCATCGCCGGCCAGTCGGTACTCGTTGGCGTCCATGTTGCGGCTCAGGGTTCTACGCCAGTGCAGGTGGACAGCGTTACCCTTATCCCGAACACGGGTGGCGACTGGAAGCCTGTGGAGAAGGGCGGCATCGACGGCGCACTTCAGGCGGGCACTGCGAAGGATGCCTATCTGACCGTGACCGTCCCTGCCGACGCTCCTTATACCGAGCCATACTTTTCCAGGCCCAATCTTGAACAGAGCTACTACGACCTGAAGGCGCCGCAGTATCTCGATCTGCCGGTCATGCCCTACCCTCTCTCCGCGGCGGCGGCGTATACCTTCAACGGCACGCATGCGGAGGTGCGCGGTGTTGTGCAAACGGCTCATCGCGCCAATGGGTTCGGCGTCGTCCTCGATCCCCTGCTCATCGCTCCGGCCATCTCCGTGCGCGTCTCGCCGCCGGCGGGCATCATGCCCCTCACGTCCACGACGCTCGCACTGGACGTCACCGTTCACTCGAGCGTGAAGGGCCCAGCCGAAGGAACCGTAGACCTCAAGCTGCCCGCAGGCTGGACGGCTTCGCCTGCCACTGCGACCTTCCACACGATGCGCGACAACGAAGACGCCAACCTGCACTTCGCCATCACGCCGAAGAACGTGGAAGCGAAGAGTTACGACATTGCCGTCACCGCGAACTACGCCGGCAAGCAATACACTGAAGGCTTCCACACCATTGGGTACCCCGGCATCACGCCCTACCCACAGTATCGCGCTGCAAAGTTCCGTACCACCGGGGTCGACGTGAAGGTTGCGCCAGGGCTCAAGGTCGCCTACATCATGGGAAGCGGCGAGGATGTCCCGCAATCCTTGCGCGACATCGGCATCATGGTCACGCAACTCACGGCGGCCGATATCGCGCAGGCCGACCTCAGCGCGTACGACTGCATCGTGCTTGGCATCCGCACTTATGCGGCACGCCCCGAACTCCGCACCTTCAACCAGCGGCTTATGGACTACGTTCACAACGGTGGCATCGTCATCAGTGAATACCAGACTCCCGAGTATCAGAGCGACTTCGCTCCCTACCCCATTACGGTCGCCAGCGACGCGGAGAAGGTCGTTGAAGAGGATGCGAAGGTCACGATTCTCAATGCGAAAGATCCTCTCTTCACCTGGCCGAACCAGATTCTTCCCTCCGACTTCGATGGCTGGGTGGAAGAGCGAGGCCACGGTTTCCCGAACTCTTTCGACGCGCACTACACCGCTTTGACCGAGGTCCATGACAAAGGTCAGGATCCGCAAAAGGGTGGTGTCATCTATGCGCGGTCCGGTAAGGGCTACTACGTTTATCTCGCTTTCGCCTTCTTCCGTGAGATGCCGGAAGGTGTCCCAGGAAGCTTCCGGATGATGGCCAACCTGCTCAGCCTGAGCAAGAATCCGGGGCTGGCTCACGAGTAG
- a CDS encoding ROK family transcriptional regulator, translated as MTTKVPMTHRTIAGTQEPARPAQLREANDRLLLKLLRAHSPCSKADLARLSGLTAPTVSIGVSRLVGLGLAEEMGDGISSGGRPPAILRFNEKHGHVAAADIGGTRVRMMLADLNGNPVAQWDTRIGENQKTPRGVVNLVQQGLTAMVAEAGVSGKVLHITAAAPGITDVNRGVVLAAPNLSGWNDVPLRTLLERQLGIPAGVENDTNLAAVGEHAEGMARGIDDFVFIAMGTGVGAGIFLRGALHHGATWSAGEIGYLSVSGMPRQRLLMRETGQLERITGGLGIEARWKELLRKERRSVREELSVLRASQIFDMAEAGDARAEEVLQNTGRLLAEALSTIALLYNPELIVLGGGVGAHPALCRVTTHYLQENDFAIPKVRSSALSTQAQLFGAVSLSLAAIEANLLC; from the coding sequence ATGACGACAAAGGTCCCGATGACGCATCGCACGATCGCTGGGACGCAGGAACCTGCGCGGCCGGCGCAGTTACGCGAGGCGAACGATCGTCTCCTTTTGAAGCTGCTGCGTGCCCACAGTCCATGCTCCAAGGCGGATCTGGCGCGTTTGTCCGGGCTCACAGCCCCCACGGTTTCAATCGGCGTATCGCGCCTCGTTGGCTTGGGTTTGGCGGAAGAAATGGGTGATGGGATCTCGTCCGGTGGGCGTCCACCAGCCATACTTCGATTCAATGAAAAGCATGGTCACGTTGCAGCCGCCGACATCGGTGGCACACGCGTGCGCATGATGCTCGCAGACCTTAACGGAAACCCGGTGGCGCAGTGGGACACGCGGATTGGGGAGAACCAGAAGACTCCGCGCGGCGTCGTGAACCTGGTGCAGCAGGGGCTCACGGCGATGGTGGCTGAGGCCGGAGTCAGTGGGAAGGTCCTGCACATCACCGCCGCGGCACCTGGTATCACCGATGTGAATCGCGGTGTGGTCCTTGCCGCGCCGAACCTGTCTGGCTGGAACGATGTACCTCTGCGGACGTTGCTGGAGCGCCAGCTTGGAATCCCCGCCGGTGTCGAGAACGATACGAACCTGGCGGCGGTAGGGGAGCACGCCGAAGGCATGGCGCGCGGCATCGACGACTTCGTCTTCATTGCCATGGGCACCGGTGTGGGTGCGGGCATCTTCCTTCGCGGAGCGTTGCATCACGGCGCGACATGGTCAGCCGGTGAAATCGGTTATCTTTCGGTCTCGGGGATGCCGAGACAAAGGCTGCTGATGCGTGAGACGGGCCAGCTCGAACGCATCACCGGCGGTCTCGGGATCGAGGCTCGGTGGAAGGAACTCCTGCGCAAAGAGCGGCGCAGTGTGCGTGAGGAGTTGAGTGTTCTGCGTGCCTCGCAGATCTTCGATATGGCGGAAGCGGGCGATGCAAGGGCGGAGGAGGTACTCCAGAACACGGGACGCCTTCTTGCCGAGGCTCTGAGTACCATCGCGCTTCTCTATAACCCTGAGTTGATTGTGCTGGGTGGTGGTGTGGGGGCCCATCCGGCCTTGTGCCGGGTGACCACGCACTACCTGCAGGAAAACGACTTTGCTATTCCAAAGGTGCGCTCGTCCGCGCTCAGCACGCAGGCGCAACTCTTTGGAGCTGTATCGCTTTCTCTCGCTGCCATTGAAGCGAACCTTCTTTGTTGA
- a CDS encoding TonB-dependent receptor → MSKLSRTLLLSALTLSLTASGFSQSQSINGTIRGQITDVSGAPIPNAAVTVKNIDNGYTRQLTSDGEGRYIAPNLPIGTYSVSTTSSNFAPYTQSGVHVGAGSDSTVDESLKTGSVGTEITVTSDSPMIEAARADLSRTITSAETQNLPLTSRNPYNFILFQPGVSGHPNPENGIPRTMNTNGLVDRVNYQLDGMVDTESDRYGLRLFAISDSYTDTVQTISNAFTPEFGNTAGVIYNVITPAGTNALHGAVQYIWRPKVASSCPILQNCNPGASNYKPLPDLHVDDLTGRVGGPIIKNRVFFFGAYEHLKRGNPQAITVTPANQAALIAAGVPLSDFGTAPQVQRAQWMDARLDVNINAKNTAFVRYNYFRNTYPFNTNAGGLYLQSAEADFRDRAHIIGAQLITTFKPTLLNEFRGSWPYRNQQHFAGAATGPGPMVTISGVANFGGTNSAGDKFQEKIPSFSDNVTLIHGGHSFKFGTALQKNNDTQLADVYTQFTFATLADYLNAKNGINTKSYSNVTASIGRPGAGYQTVFFALFAQDTWQITHKLVANYGVRYDQYRAPNGLANAPLAETQNFRIPMGNFAPRVGLSYSPFQGTVVRLSGGMFYEATPTNSYYNPLYANGLTNTGNLIATLGPTTVGAPNFPNTFNNVPVSSLPTPTPFALTSKFKNEYTWNINTQVEQALGKNDALTIGYVMTNGRNLQFLRNSNVIPIPGGALADGRPTFSSTVSATTRYNPAFNSIRLIDIGANSSYHALITNFVHRMSGGLTLNASYTWSHAISDAPEGNSYENSNYISDPTNRKRDRGNSYVNRPNAFTTAVVYQPVFKFNSRFLSALASNNNLAVLVNASSGDAQNEVTGSNLNGDALSVGQQRPLFVGRNTLRTPAIVQPDVRFTRTFGTFFERVKPQIFVEANNVLNRSNVTSINTTATTITNPALGQVGAVTATGAPSLVPTSTVLEARILQFGAKIEF, encoded by the coding sequence ATGTCTAAGCTGTCGCGCACTCTTCTTCTCTCTGCACTCACGTTGTCCCTGACAGCATCGGGATTCAGCCAATCGCAGTCCATCAATGGAACAATCCGTGGCCAAATCACGGATGTCTCCGGAGCGCCGATCCCCAACGCGGCGGTCACGGTGAAGAACATCGATAACGGCTACACACGGCAGTTGACCTCCGATGGCGAAGGTCGATACATCGCGCCGAATCTTCCGATCGGGACGTACTCGGTGTCCACCACATCCTCCAACTTTGCGCCCTACACCCAGAGCGGTGTGCACGTGGGTGCCGGTTCCGACAGCACGGTGGATGAGTCGCTGAAGACCGGCTCCGTCGGCACTGAGATCACAGTGACGAGCGATTCACCCATGATTGAAGCGGCGCGAGCCGATCTCAGCCGTACGATCACCTCGGCCGAAACGCAGAACCTGCCGCTGACTTCACGGAACCCATACAACTTCATTCTGTTTCAACCGGGTGTCTCCGGCCATCCGAATCCGGAGAACGGTATTCCACGCACGATGAATACGAACGGTCTCGTGGATCGCGTGAACTACCAGCTCGACGGCATGGTGGATACGGAGAGCGACCGCTACGGTCTTCGTCTCTTCGCTATCTCCGACAGCTACACCGATACGGTGCAGACCATCTCGAATGCCTTCACCCCGGAGTTCGGCAACACGGCCGGCGTGATCTATAACGTCATCACCCCGGCGGGAACCAACGCGCTGCATGGAGCGGTGCAGTACATCTGGCGTCCGAAGGTGGCGAGCTCCTGCCCCATCCTGCAGAATTGCAATCCGGGCGCTTCGAACTACAAGCCTCTGCCTGACCTTCACGTCGACGATCTGACCGGCCGCGTGGGCGGACCCATCATCAAGAATCGCGTGTTCTTCTTTGGCGCTTACGAACACTTGAAGCGCGGAAACCCGCAGGCGATCACCGTCACCCCGGCGAATCAGGCAGCGTTGATCGCCGCCGGTGTGCCGTTGAGCGATTTTGGAACCGCGCCTCAGGTGCAGCGGGCACAGTGGATGGACGCCCGTCTCGACGTCAACATCAATGCGAAGAACACAGCATTCGTTCGTTATAACTACTTCCGCAATACGTATCCGTTCAACACGAATGCGGGTGGTCTGTATCTCCAGAGTGCGGAGGCTGACTTCCGCGATCGTGCCCACATCATTGGCGCGCAGTTGATCACGACCTTCAAGCCCACGCTGTTGAATGAGTTTCGTGGATCGTGGCCCTATCGCAACCAGCAGCACTTCGCGGGTGCCGCGACCGGGCCCGGCCCGATGGTGACGATCTCGGGTGTGGCGAACTTCGGCGGTACCAACAGCGCGGGGGATAAGTTCCAGGAGAAGATTCCATCCTTCTCCGACAACGTAACCCTGATCCATGGCGGTCACAGCTTCAAGTTCGGAACCGCCCTGCAGAAGAACAACGACACACAGCTTGCCGATGTCTACACGCAGTTCACCTTCGCCACGCTGGCCGATTACCTGAATGCCAAGAACGGCATCAACACGAAGTCGTACAGCAACGTCACGGCTTCCATTGGGCGTCCTGGTGCCGGCTATCAGACGGTGTTCTTCGCCCTCTTTGCACAGGACACCTGGCAGATCACCCATAAGCTGGTCGCCAACTACGGCGTGCGCTATGACCAATACCGCGCTCCGAATGGACTGGCGAATGCTCCTCTAGCGGAGACCCAAAACTTCCGCATCCCGATGGGCAACTTCGCTCCGAGGGTCGGCCTTTCGTACTCGCCATTTCAGGGCACCGTCGTTCGCCTCAGCGGTGGCATGTTCTATGAGGCCACACCGACCAACAGCTACTACAACCCGCTGTATGCAAATGGTCTGACAAACACGGGTAATCTCATTGCAACGCTCGGACCCACGACAGTCGGTGCGCCGAACTTCCCCAACACCTTCAACAATGTGCCGGTGTCGTCGCTGCCGACACCCACGCCGTTTGCGCTGACCTCGAAGTTCAAGAACGAGTACACCTGGAACATCAACACGCAGGTGGAGCAGGCGCTGGGCAAGAACGATGCGCTGACCATCGGCTACGTCATGACCAATGGCCGCAACCTGCAGTTCCTGCGCAACAGCAACGTCATCCCAATCCCTGGCGGAGCACTCGCCGATGGTCGCCCCACCTTCAGTTCGACCGTATCGGCGACGACGCGCTATAACCCGGCGTTCAACTCGATCCGGTTGATCGATATCGGCGCGAACTCCAGCTATCACGCGCTCATCACCAACTTTGTGCACCGCATGTCGGGTGGGCTTACGCTCAACGCTTCGTACACCTGGTCGCATGCCATCTCCGATGCGCCCGAAGGCAACAGCTACGAGAACTCGAACTACATCTCGGATCCGACGAATCGCAAGCGCGATCGCGGCAACAGCTACGTGAACCGTCCCAATGCCTTCACGACGGCGGTTGTGTATCAGCCGGTGTTCAAGTTCAACAGCCGTTTCCTCAGTGCTCTGGCCTCGAACAACAACCTTGCCGTGCTGGTGAACGCGAGCAGCGGCGATGCGCAGAATGAGGTGACCGGCAGCAACCTCAACGGCGATGCTCTTTCCGTCGGTCAGCAGAGGCCATTGTTTGTCGGTCGCAACACGCTGCGTACTCCCGCGATCGTGCAGCCGGATGTGCGTTTCACCCGGACCTTCGGAACCTTCTTCGAACGCGTGAAGCCGCAGATCTTCGTGGAAGCGAACAACGTGTTGAATCGCTCGAACGTCACCAGCATCAACACCACGGCTACAACCATCACCAACCCGGCTCTTGGACAAGTCGGTGCCGTCACGGCCACAGGCGCACCCAGCCTGGTTCCGACCAGCACCGTGCTTGAGGCACGCATCCTGCAGTTCGGCGCGAAGATCGAATTCTAG
- the argH gene encoding argininosuccinate lyase translates to MHSDSKVSTFPAPIYREHVLTAIFADAQRLFLPSLVEIDMAHLVMLRKQNIVTAKTAAACMRALRALDLQALRTAPYDGSVEDLFFLVEAKIAELAGRDDAGRLHTARSRNDIDLTMYRMVLRGRLLQTLENSLRLRETLLRIAQENRTTLMPAYTHNQPAQPTTLGHYMMAMIEILERDADRIIGCYARVNRSPLGACAITTTGFPIDRHVTEKLLGFRGLVVNSYGAIAAVDYVAEACGILATAMLSLGRFAQDMLLWSTAEFGFLRLSDGYVQISSIMPQKRNPVPLEHTRILASRALNEAQAVLGSLHNTPFADMNDGEDSLQPLVALAFDDGQRALALLGGALSEASFDTERMRSRAHGSFLTVTEVADTLVRECGISFHQAHHMVSAAVRAAVTDDPTALATDLYARARKEGIAVTHDQLVQALDPVHFIALRQVLGGPAPAALDPELARAEKQLNTDGGWLKEERTHLIGAHDTLRSECDHLLQ, encoded by the coding sequence ATGCATAGTGATTCCAAGGTCTCCACGTTTCCCGCTCCCATCTATCGCGAACATGTATTGACGGCTATCTTCGCGGATGCGCAGCGGCTCTTCCTGCCCTCGCTCGTTGAAATCGATATGGCCCACCTGGTCATGCTGCGCAAGCAGAACATCGTGACGGCAAAGACAGCCGCCGCCTGCATGCGAGCTTTGCGCGCACTCGATCTTCAGGCGCTGCGCACAGCTCCCTATGACGGAAGCGTTGAAGACCTCTTCTTTCTCGTGGAAGCAAAGATCGCCGAACTCGCCGGACGAGACGATGCCGGTCGCTTGCACACGGCACGCTCCCGCAACGACATTGACCTCACCATGTACCGCATGGTGTTGCGTGGCCGCCTCCTGCAGACGCTCGAAAACTCGCTGCGTCTGCGCGAGACGCTGCTTCGAATCGCACAGGAGAACCGCACCACCCTCATGCCGGCCTACACCCACAACCAGCCGGCCCAGCCGACAACGCTGGGTCACTACATGATGGCGATGATCGAGATCCTCGAGCGCGATGCGGACCGGATCATCGGTTGCTATGCGCGGGTCAATCGCAGTCCCCTCGGTGCCTGCGCAATCACCACCACAGGCTTTCCAATCGATCGTCATGTGACAGAGAAGCTACTGGGTTTTCGCGGTCTCGTCGTCAACTCCTATGGAGCGATCGCAGCGGTCGACTATGTGGCGGAGGCCTGTGGCATCCTCGCAACGGCAATGCTGAGCCTCGGCCGCTTCGCCCAGGACATGCTCCTCTGGTCCACTGCCGAATTCGGATTTCTACGACTCTCTGATGGCTACGTGCAGATCAGCAGCATCATGCCGCAGAAGCGCAATCCCGTGCCGCTGGAACATACGCGCATCCTTGCTTCGCGCGCGCTCAATGAGGCGCAGGCGGTTCTTGGCTCTCTCCACAACACGCCCTTCGCCGACATGAACGATGGCGAAGACTCGTTGCAGCCGCTCGTGGCCCTTGCCTTCGATGACGGGCAGCGCGCTCTCGCACTCCTGGGCGGTGCCCTCTCGGAGGCGTCCTTCGACACGGAGCGCATGCGGTCACGCGCCCATGGAAGCTTCCTCACGGTGACTGAAGTTGCCGACACGCTGGTCCGAGAGTGCGGAATCTCCTTCCATCAAGCGCATCACATGGTTTCCGCAGCAGTCAGAGCGGCAGTGACGGACGATCCAACTGCGCTGGCAACGGATCTCTACGCGCGTGCGCGCAAAGAAGGAATCGCCGTAACGCACGATCAACTGGTGCAGGCGCTCGATCCCGTCCACTTCATCGCATTGAGGCAGGTCCTGGGCGGTCCGGCACCGGCAGCCCTCGATCCGGAGTTGGCAAGAGCCGAAAAGCAACTGAACACCGATGGCGGATGGCTCAAGGAAGAACGAACGCATCTGATCGGGGCGCATGACACGCTTCGTTCCGAATGCGATCACCTTCTTCAATAG